The nucleotide window GACCTGACCGTGCACCCTGGCGAGGTGCTGGCCGTGTGCGGGCCCAACGGTGCAGGCAAGTCCACGCTGGTGCGCGGCCTGCTCGGGCTGTCGGACGTGCTGGCCGGCGAGGTGCGGCTGTTCGGGCAGCCCCGCGGGCAGTTCCGCGACTGGCAGCGGGTGGGGTACGTCCCGCAGCGGTCCACCGTCGTGGGCAGCGTCCCGGTCACCGTCCGCGAGCTGGTCTCCTCCGGCCGGCTGAGCCGGGTGGGCCCGTGGCGGCGCTTCCGCGAGGTCGACCGGTGCGCCGTCGACTGCGCCCTGGAGGGCGTCGGTCTGGCCGGCCTCGACCGGCGCCCGGTCGCCGAGCTGTCCGGTGGACAGCAGCGGCGCGCGCTCGTGGCCCGCGCCCTGGCCGGCGACCCGGAGCTGCTGGTGCTGGACGAGCCGACCGCCGGCGTCGACGCCGGCAACCAGCGGGTCCTGGCCGCCACCCTCGCCGGGCTGGCGGCGACCGGGACGGCCGTGGTGGTCGTCGTCCACGAGACCGGCCCGCTGGCATCGGTCATCAGCCGCACGGTCACCGTCGGCGGGACGGCGGTCGAGGACGCGTGCTGAGCTACGACTTCATGCAGCTGGCGCTGGTGGCCGCCGTCCTGGTCGGGCTGACTGCGCCGACGGTCGGCGTCTACCTGGTGCAGCGCCGGCTGTCGCTGATCGGCGACGGGCTGGGGCACGTCGCGCTGTTGGGCGTGGCCGTGGGCCTGGCGACCCGAACGGCGCCGGTGCTCACCGCGCTGGTGGCCACGGTCGGCGGCGCCGTCGTGCTGGAGCTGCTGCGCAGCCGCCGCTCGGCCAGCACCGACGTCGCACTGGCGGTCATGTTCTACGGCGGGATCGCCGGCGGTGTCGTCGTGGTCACCCGGGCGCCGGCCGGGACGCCGGCCAACCTGGACAGCTACCTGTTCGGGGCGCTGACCACCACGACGCGCACCGACCTGGTCGTGTTCGCCGTCATGGCGGTCGTGGTGCTGGGCGTGACGATCGGGCTGAGCCGCCACCTGTTCACCGTCGCCCTCGACGAGGAGCACGCGACGGCCAGCGGCCTGCCCGTGCTGCGGCTGAACCTGCTGCTGGCCGTGGTCACCGCGGGCACGGTGACGCTGTCGATGCGGGTGCTCGGCCTGCTGCTGATCAGCGCGCTGATGGTGCTGCCGGCCGGGTGCGCCCAGCTCGTCGCCCGCAGCTTCCGGGCCAGCCTGGTCGTCGCCGTGCTGGTCGGCGTCACCGTCGCGGTCACCGGCACGGTGGTCTCCTTCTACGCCGACACCCCGTCGGGCGCGACGATCGTGCTGGTGACCATCGCCGTCTTCGCCCTGCTCTCGGCCGCCCGGCCGCTGGTGCGCGCGTCGCGCCGGGACGCCGGCGGGCGGGTGCGTGGCGGCGTGCTGCACGGGGCCGTCCTCGACCCGTTGCCCGGACCCGGGAACTGAGCGCCCCGGCGGGACGACTGCCTGGGTGTGCCGGCAGTGGCCGGCCCTCGCGCACCACCCAGGGAGAACCCTTGCACATCCTGACCCGTTCCTCGGCCGTCGTCGCCGCGACCGCGCTGTCCGTCGTGGCGCTGGGGGTGGGGTCCGCCTCCGCCCACGTCCGGGTCAGCTCGGCCGACGCCGCGCCCGGCGGCTACGGCGAGCTCACCTTCCGGGTCCCCACCGAGAGCGACACCCTCTCCACGACCGAGCTGGCCGTGAAGCTGCCCACCGACACCCCGCTGGCCTCGGTCAGCGTCAAGCCGGTGCCGGGCTGGACGGCGCGCACCGAGACGACGACGCTCCCCACGCCGGTGCAGACCGACGACGGCGAGGTCACCGAGGCCATCTCGCAGGTGGTCTGGACCGCCGACCCCTCGGCCGCCATCGCGCCCGGGCAGTACCAGACCTTCACCATCCTGGCCGGGCCGCTGCCGGAGACGGGGTCGCTGAGCCTGCCGGCGGTGCAGACCTACAGCGACGGGTCCGAGGTGGCCTGGATCGAGCCGGCCGTCGCCGGCCAGGCCGAGCCCGAGCACCCCGCCCCGGTCCTGCAGCTCACCGCGCCGGGCGGGGACACCGCCGGCGGCGTCGTCGCCGACTCCCCCGCGGACACGACCGCCACCAGCGCCGCCGCGGCCACGACCGACGACGGCCCGTCCGGGACCGCGGTCGCCGGCCTCGTCGTCGCGATCGTGGCGCTGCTGGCCGCCGGGGCCGCCCTCGTCACCGGCCTGGCCGGACGGCGCCGCACCGGCGCCTGACAGGTCGTCAGGTCACCCGCCGGAACGGCAGCGGACCGGACGGACCGGAATCGCCCGGTCCGTCCGGTCGGCTGATCACTCCCCGGCCTGGCCGGCGGTGCTGCCGTTCTCCTGCTCGCTGCTGGGGGCGCCGACCCACACGGTCTTGGCGTTCATGAACTCCCGCATGCCCAGCTCGGTCAGCTCGCGGCCGTAACCGCTCTGCTTGACCCCACCGAAGGGCAGGTCCGGGTAGCTCGACGTCATGCCGTTGATGAACGCCATGCCGGACTGGATGTCGCGGACGAACTCGGCGCGCTCGCCCTCGTCCTCGCTCCACAGGTTGGAGCCCAGGCCGTAGGGGTGGCTGTTGGCGATCTCGATGGCCTCGTCCAGGCTGTCGACGGTCCACAGCGCGGCGACCGGCCCGAAGACCTCCTCGGCGTACAGCTTCATCTCCGGCGTGATCCCGGTGAGCAGCGTCGGCTCGTAGAACCAGCCGGGCCCGTCGACGCGCTTGCCGCCGACGACCACGGTCGCGCCCTTGCTGACGGCGTCCTGCACGTAGTCGTCCACGTCGTCCACCCCGGACTCGGTCGCCAGCGGGCCGATCTCGGTGCTGGAGTCCATCGGGTCCCCGACGGTCAGCGCACCGATCTTCTCGGCGAACAGCCGGGTGAACTCCTCGGCGACGTCGCGGTGCACGAAGAAGCGCTTGGCGGCGATGCAGGACTGCCCGTTGTTCTGGTTGCGCGCGGTGGTGGCCACCTCGGCGGCGGTGTCCAGGTGCGCCGAGGGCATCACGATGAACGGGTCGGAGCCGCCCAGCTCCAGCACCGTGGGCTTCAGCACGTCACCGGCGATCGCGGCCACCGACTGCCCGGCCGGTGCGCTGCCGGTCAGCGTCGCGGCGACCACGCGGTCGTCGCGCAGCACCCGCTCGA belongs to Modestobacter sp. L9-4 and includes:
- a CDS encoding metal ABC transporter permease, translating into MLSYDFMQLALVAAVLVGLTAPTVGVYLVQRRLSLIGDGLGHVALLGVAVGLATRTAPVLTALVATVGGAVVLELLRSRRSASTDVALAVMFYGGIAGGVVVVTRAPAGTPANLDSYLFGALTTTTRTDLVVFAVMAVVVLGVTIGLSRHLFTVALDEEHATASGLPVLRLNLLLAVVTAGTVTLSMRVLGLLLISALMVLPAGCAQLVARSFRASLVVAVLVGVTVAVTGTVVSFYADTPSGATIVLVTIAVFALLSAARPLVRASRRDAGGRVRGGVLHGAVLDPLPGPGN
- a CDS encoding YcnI family protein; the encoded protein is MHILTRSSAVVAATALSVVALGVGSASAHVRVSSADAAPGGYGELTFRVPTESDTLSTTELAVKLPTDTPLASVSVKPVPGWTARTETTTLPTPVQTDDGEVTEAISQVVWTADPSAAIAPGQYQTFTILAGPLPETGSLSLPAVQTYSDGSEVAWIEPAVAGQAEPEHPAPVLQLTAPGGDTAGGVVADSPADTTATSAAAATTDDGPSGTAVAGLVVAIVALLAAGAALVTGLAGRRRTGA
- a CDS encoding metal ABC transporter ATP-binding protein, producing the protein MLLSSRPARPAAPPAAPTGAVLELRGAAFGHGRRPVLRGVDLTVHPGEVLAVCGPNGAGKSTLVRGLLGLSDVLAGEVRLFGQPRGQFRDWQRVGYVPQRSTVVGSVPVTVRELVSSGRLSRVGPWRRFREVDRCAVDCALEGVGLAGLDRRPVAELSGGQQRRALVARALAGDPELLVLDEPTAGVDAGNQRVLAATLAGLAATGTAVVVVVHETGPLASVISRTVTVGGTAVEDAC
- a CDS encoding NADP-dependent succinic semialdehyde dehydrogenase translates to MAIATINPATGETLKTFEPLTDDALEDKIARASTAFASYRLTSVEDRVGWLRAAADVLDADTDDVAALMTTEMGKTLSSAKAEVAKCAKALRYYADHGPAMLEPQQLDADAVDAQQAYVSYQPLGVVLAIMPWNFPLWQAMRFAAPALMAGNVGLLKHASNVPQTALYMEELFRKAGFPADVFQTLLIGSKTIERVLRDDRVVAATLTGSAPAGQSVAAIAGDVLKPTVLELGGSDPFIVMPSAHLDTAAEVATTARNQNNGQSCIAAKRFFVHRDVAEEFTRLFAEKIGALTVGDPMDSSTEIGPLATESGVDDVDDYVQDAVSKGATVVVGGKRVDGPGWFYEPTLLTGITPEMKLYAEEVFGPVAALWTVDSLDEAIEIANSHPYGLGSNLWSEDEGERAEFVRDIQSGMAFINGMTSSYPDLPFGGVKQSGYGRELTELGMREFMNAKTVWVGAPSSEQENGSTAGQAGE